One part of the Peromyscus eremicus chromosome 18, PerEre_H2_v1, whole genome shotgun sequence genome encodes these proteins:
- the LOC131895344 gene encoding sentrin-specific protease 2-like encodes MSSVDTTSPSGLSDPSAIKRTTTRGHPPRLRRTCACSWKSEGCSTAHSRHLSKGNARRPCGWQPRQHHDMMSPEHPRKGQKRKRQEECGTNEQTQEPAEPRRRVKQEQGEIELGCEEPGKGQIRKPQEEDRSQLKPRECAKGSQEEAVTEVKSVDGGKGRNRSHCSTEEGVQEHHKYRRLLEHLQPGDHVSSDPHSAHTSPVDTWKIKDCAEGQIHRSEPTHSEPEQSACALAREDQSPVNSEKKSSEEKISNTEEIVGTNLNNDIRGHHPQPNFLGGAQVQIFIDSVSNDILTNKIPIPEAKGKALADQEMGRGLDHGPDVTADMEKEIRSALGPGPEDEVLSCAFKLRITRGDMQTLKETQWLNDEVINFYMNLLMERNQNEGYPSVHAFNTFFYTKFKCGGYRSVKRWTQAVNLFTKELILVPIHLDVHWSLVVVDLRKKHIVYLDSMGQKRPDVLQMIFQYLQDESKARRNIDLNPLEWRQYSMPAEQIPQQRNGSDCGMFTCKYADYISRGQPLTFSQQHMPLFRKKMVWEILHKRLL; translated from the coding sequence ATGTCCAGTGTGGACACGACATCTCCGAGTGGACTAAGTGATCCTTCAGCCATCAAGAGGACAACAACCCGAGGGCACCCACCGAGACTCCGGCGGACCTGCGCTTGCTCTTGGAAATCAGAAGGCTGCAGCACAGCACACAGCAGACACCTGAGCAAAGGCAATGCACGTCGTCCCTGTGGATGGCAACCTCGCCAGCACCATGACATGATGAGCCCCGAACACCCCCGGAAAGGGCAAAAGAGGAAACGCCAGGAAGAGTGCGGAACCAATGAGCAGACTCAAGAGCCAGCTGAGCCTAGGAGGAGGGTGAAACAGGAACAGGGTGAAATTGAGCTTGGGTGTGAAGAACCCGGCAAGGGTCAGATACGGAAACCCCAGGAAGAGGATCGATCACAGCTAAAGCCCCGAGAGTGCGCCAAAGGCTCTCAGGAAGAGGCCGTGACTGAGGTGAAGTCTGTGGATGGTGGGAAGGGTCGCAATCGTTCCCACTGCAGCACAGAGGAAGGTGTTCAGGAACACCACAAGTACCGAAGGCTGTTGGAACACCTTCAACCCGGTGATCATGTGAGCTCTGACCCTCACAGTGCTCACACGAGCCCTGTGGACACATGGAAGATCAAAGACTGTGCAGAGGGACAGATTCACAGATCTGAACCAACTCACTCTGAGCCAGAGCAATCTGCCTGTGCTCTCGCGAGAGAAGATCAGTCACCAGTGAACAGTGAGAAGAAGTCTTCAGAGGAGAAAATTTCTAATACAGAGGAGATAGTTGGAACAAACCTCAACAATGACATCAGGGGACACCACCCCCAGCCCAACTTTCTGGGAGGAGCCCAGGTCCAAATCTTCATAGACAGTGTCAGCAACGACATTCTCACCAACAAAATACCAATACCTGAGGCCAAGGGAAAGGCTCTTGCAGATCAAGAGATGGGCAGAGGACTGGACCATGGCCCCGATGTCACAGCAGACATGGAAAAGGAAATCAGGAGTGCATTAGGCCCAGGGCCAGAAGATGAGGTCTTGAGTTGTGCCTTCAAACTGCGAATTACTCGAGGAGACATGCAGACACTAAAGGAGACCCAGTGGCTCAATGATGAAGTCATCAATTTTTACATGAATCTTCTCATGGAGAGAAACCAAAATGAAGGATACCCATCAGTTCACGCATTCAATACCTTCTTCTACACTAAATTCAAGTGTGGGGGCTACAGGTCAGTCAAAAGATGGACCCAGGCAGTAAACCTCTTCACAAAGGAACTTATTCTGGTGCCGATTCACCTGGATGTGCACTGGAGCCTTGTGGTAGTAGACCTAAGAAAGAAGCATATTGTCTACCTGGATTCGATGGGACAGAAAAGACCAGATGTCCTCCAGATGATTTTCCAGTATCTGCAGGATGAGAGCAAAGCCCGAAGGAATATTGATCTGAACCCTTTGGAGTGGAGGCAATACAGCATGCCAGCAGAGCAGATTCCTCAGCAGCGGAATGGGAGCGATTGTGGGATGTTTACCTGTAAATACGCAGATTATATTTCCAGAGGCCAACCCCTCACCTTCTCTCAGCAGCACATGCCTCTGTTCAGGAAGAAGATGGTGTGGGAAATCCTGCATAAGCGCTTACTGTAG